A stretch of DNA from Desulfovibrio litoralis DSM 11393:
AGTGGGGAACGACAGTTTTGATGTCGGCGGCTCTTTATCAAAAAAATCCTGATATTATAGCAGAGCTAATTAAAGCCGGAGAAGATGTTAATGCAACCTCGTTAGATGGTCAGACAGCTTTGATGTTGGCAATCGGGGCTAGCTCTCCGGCTCTTGAAGTGATAAAAGAACTAATTAAATCTGGAGCAGACGTAAACGCTAAAGATAAGCAGGGAGATACAGCTTTGATGAAGGCAGACCATTGGGTAATCAAAGAACTAATTAAAGCCGGAGCTGACGTTAATGCGAAAAATTTCGATGGCGAGACGGCTTTAATGAGAGCGGTTTATAGAGGAATTTTTGAGTTGGTTGTTGAACTTATTCAATCTGGTGCTGACCTAAACGCTAAAGATAAAGATGGTAGAACAGCTTTAGATATCGCCAAAGACATGCCATACGCTTCAAAATGTATAGAAATATTAACAAAGGCCGGGGCGAAATAACACAACCTATTTTATTTACGTTATTTTTTATTTTTTCTACACCTAAAATCTTTGCCTAATCTTTATGAATAAGGGTTATAAAATGTCAAAACGCTTTTCGATTATAACCGCCGTATTTTTGATCAGTTTTTTATTTTCTGTCTCGGCTTTTGCTATGGATGATAAAGAGTTTATTAAGTTGTGTGAATTAGGAACAATAGACGAAGTCAAAAAAGCCATCGCAAACGGTGCTAATATAAATGCTAAAAATGGAGATAACAAAACACCCTTAATGTCGGCAGCTTCACATAACCCAAATCCTGAAATAATAACAGAACTAATTAAAGCCGGGGCTGACGTAAATGTTAAAGACAAAGATGGCAGAACAGTTTTGATGAATGCCACTTGGAACATGGATCCTGAGGTAATAACAGAGCTTATTAGATCAGG
This window harbors:
- a CDS encoding ankyrin repeat domain-containing protein, which encodes MSKRFLMIISVLLVSLLFSVSAFAMSDEEFIQLCGKGTLEEVKKAITNGAAVNAKIQSGTTALMLAAMVNSNPAVITELIKAGADVNAKDEDGMTALMWASRKNSPTVIKEFIKAGADVNARSNYGNTALMDAAAFNGNPLVLTALIKAGAKVNAKDKWGTTVLMSAALYQKNPDIIAELIKAGEDVNATSLDGQTALMLAIGASSPALEVIKELIKSGADVNAKDKQGDTALMKADHWVIKELIKAGADVNAKNFDGETALMRAVYRGIFELVVELIQSGADLNAKDKDGRTALDIAKDMPYASKCIEILTKAGAK